One stretch of Methermicoccus shengliensis DSM 18856 DNA includes these proteins:
- the cobT gene encoding nicotinate-nucleotide--dimethylbenzimidazole phosphoribosyltransferase: MGKLERTIERIEPLDEDAMQQARERQEELTKPAGSLGILEDISIQIAGITKDPTPTIDRKYIITMAGDHGIVESGIGIFPQEVTMQMVYNFLSGGAAINVLARHVGADIVVVDMGVKGELEPHPKLIIKKIGHGTNNMEKGPAMTREQAIASIEAGIDVFEQVYANGCNIVGTGDMGIGNTSPSSAMTAVFTGLPIEKVTGRGTGIDDERLARKIEVLKRAIARNKPDPNDPIDVLQKVGGFEIGGICGVILGACARRVPVVSDGFISGAGALLAYELCPTIRDYLIAAHRSVEPGHTAILQKMGVTPILDFGMRLGEGTGAALGIGIAEASVRVLREMRTFAEAGVAEKQE; the protein is encoded by the coding sequence ATGGGGAAGCTGGAAAGAACGATTGAACGGATAGAGCCACTGGATGAGGATGCAATGCAGCAGGCGAGGGAGCGTCAGGAGGAGCTCACCAAGCCCGCTGGAAGCCTTGGAATACTGGAGGACATCTCCATACAGATTGCCGGCATCACGAAAGATCCCACACCCACCATAGACAGGAAGTACATTATAACGATGGCTGGTGACCATGGCATAGTGGAGTCTGGGATAGGCATATTTCCCCAAGAGGTCACCATGCAGATGGTGTACAACTTCCTCTCGGGTGGGGCTGCCATCAATGTGCTCGCCCGCCATGTGGGGGCAGACATCGTGGTGGTGGACATGGGAGTAAAGGGCGAGCTCGAGCCGCATCCAAAGCTCATCATCAAGAAGATTGGGCATGGAACAAACAATATGGAAAAGGGCCCAGCGATGACGAGGGAGCAGGCAATAGCATCCATAGAGGCCGGAATCGATGTGTTTGAGCAGGTGTATGCGAATGGGTGCAACATCGTGGGCACGGGAGATATGGGGATTGGAAACACCTCTCCCTCCTCTGCCATGACTGCAGTGTTCACGGGACTTCCAATCGAAAAGGTCACTGGAAGAGGGACTGGGATAGATGATGAGAGGCTTGCTCGGAAGATAGAGGTGCTGAAGAGGGCCATCGCCAGAAACAAGCCAGACCCCAACGACCCCATAGATGTGCTGCAAAAGGTTGGTGGGTTCGAGATAGGAGGGATATGTGGCGTGATACTGGGTGCGTGTGCGAGAAGGGTTCCAGTGGTCAGCGACGGCTTCATCTCTGGGGCGGGGGCTCTGCTGGCATACGAGCTGTGCCCCACCATTCGAGACTACCTCATAGCTGCCCACAGGTCTGTGGAGCCAGGGCACACCGCCATCCTTCAAAAGATGGGAGTGACGCCCATCCTGGACTTCGGAATGCGGCTTGGTGAGGGCACTGGTGCGGCCCTTGGCATTGGTATCGCAGAGGCGAGCGTTAGGGTGCTGAGGGAGATGCGCACGTTCGCAGAGGCTGGGGTGGCTGAAAAGCAGGAGTGA
- a CDS encoding ATPase, producing MVAELTDWGMIAIGAGISMVGGCIGTGIAQGAIGSAGIGVVAEKPEKLGTVLFLMVIPETLLIFGFVVSLILLLRIFG from the coding sequence ATGGTTGCAGAACTGACCGACTGGGGAATGATTGCAATTGGTGCGGGCATATCCATGGTAGGTGGATGTATCGGCACTGGAATAGCACAGGGAGCCATCGGCTCTGCTGGCATAGGTGTGGTGGCGGAAAAGCCTGAGAAGCTCGGAACCGTACTCTTCCTGATGGTCATCCCAGAGACGCTGCTCATATTCGGGTTCGTGGTGTCGCTGATTCTTCTGCTCAGAATCTTCGGCTGA
- a CDS encoding V-type ATP synthase subunit I, translated as MLRPEKMELVRVTGVRRDLEKVIEALHKAGCVQLEKVSDEVLEHTQPDKPLDKFPTISEQLMRLRGLEAALKPRHIENMYEKLPLEQMLEQAREIGIDDELAALLAEKEKLNELRREQEGIKEVVSELEAFGLDFSLFEVESVAFISGRIEASEFEQFISALSERTTKFDYLVGPPTKTKRGKQVVFLLAVDKKLASETLELLEGFSCSILDLPRVRGKPGEVIAQTERKLVEIASELSRIEARIDELSDEYYEKVAVLREMFEIEAEQAKAPLKFAREEHIFVLTGWIPVRNRQSIEQTLNAITEGRTLIETENTDELPPTLLNNPRALKSMEFLVGFFSWPKSTEWDPTIFMAITFPIFFGMMLGDIGYALLILGLSYLLIKKLSRYAAAFVELGEALIFAAIATIVFGLIYGEFFGLEIPFYEPLLPRLHAVPELLVLIIFVGIAHITLGYVLGIIHTYKHREYDHMLSKMGWLLILYGGVLLVYNFFMDVPLNPMASASSMLGVGMLLGGLLINLKTEGPMAVMEISSLASFVLSYTRILGVGLVSLILALVLDERLAIAIEHGSITLILVMLLIFLIGHTVNFVLGVFEPFLQGIRLHYVEFFSRFYEGNGVLFAPFRFIGKYVKYGHNE; from the coding sequence ATGCTGCGTCCAGAGAAGATGGAGCTTGTGAGGGTCACGGGCGTGCGCCGTGATCTGGAGAAGGTAATAGAAGCCCTTCACAAGGCAGGCTGCGTGCAGCTGGAGAAGGTAAGTGATGAGGTGCTGGAGCACACGCAGCCAGACAAGCCCCTCGACAAGTTTCCCACAATCTCAGAACAGCTCATGAGGCTAAGGGGGCTTGAGGCTGCCCTCAAGCCAAGGCACATTGAGAACATGTATGAAAAGCTGCCCCTCGAGCAGATGCTCGAGCAGGCAAGAGAGATAGGCATCGACGATGAGCTCGCAGCGTTGCTTGCCGAAAAGGAGAAGCTCAACGAGCTTAGGCGAGAGCAGGAAGGAATAAAAGAAGTGGTAAGCGAGCTTGAAGCCTTTGGACTCGATTTTTCCCTGTTTGAAGTGGAATCTGTGGCGTTCATATCTGGCAGGATTGAGGCGAGCGAGTTCGAGCAGTTCATCTCCGCCCTCTCCGAGAGAACTACGAAGTTTGACTACCTCGTGGGGCCGCCCACAAAGACAAAGAGAGGAAAGCAGGTGGTGTTCCTGCTCGCAGTGGACAAAAAGCTCGCATCGGAGACCCTCGAGTTGCTGGAGGGCTTCTCGTGCTCCATTCTCGACCTACCAAGGGTGAGGGGAAAGCCCGGCGAGGTGATTGCCCAGACCGAGAGAAAGCTCGTGGAGATAGCCTCGGAGCTTTCCAGGATAGAGGCTCGCATCGACGAGCTCTCGGATGAGTACTATGAGAAGGTGGCAGTGCTGCGGGAGATGTTCGAGATTGAGGCGGAGCAGGCGAAGGCACCCCTCAAGTTCGCGAGGGAGGAGCACATCTTTGTACTCACAGGCTGGATTCCAGTGCGCAATAGACAGTCCATAGAGCAGACGCTGAACGCCATCACAGAGGGGAGGACACTCATAGAGACCGAAAACACCGACGAGCTTCCCCCGACACTGCTCAACAACCCCCGTGCCCTCAAATCAATGGAGTTTCTGGTGGGCTTTTTCTCGTGGCCCAAGAGCACGGAGTGGGATCCCACCATATTCATGGCAATCACGTTTCCGATATTCTTTGGAATGATGCTCGGAGACATCGGGTATGCGCTGCTAATCCTCGGACTCTCATATCTGCTCATAAAGAAGCTCTCGAGATACGCGGCTGCGTTTGTAGAACTCGGCGAGGCACTCATATTTGCTGCCATCGCCACCATCGTCTTCGGGCTAATCTATGGTGAGTTCTTCGGGCTGGAGATTCCGTTCTATGAGCCCCTGCTTCCAAGGCTGCACGCCGTTCCAGAGCTGCTGGTGCTCATAATCTTTGTGGGAATTGCCCACATCACACTTGGCTATGTGCTCGGGATAATACATACCTACAAGCACAGAGAGTACGACCACATGCTGAGCAAGATGGGCTGGCTCCTGATACTGTACGGTGGCGTGCTGCTCGTATACAACTTCTTCATGGACGTACCATTGAACCCGATGGCAAGTGCCTCATCCATGCTCGGTGTGGGTATGCTGCTCGGTGGGCTGCTGATCAACCTGAAGACAGAGGGACCTATGGCAGTGATGGAGATCTCATCGCTTGCGAGCTTTGTGCTCTCGTACACCCGAATTCTCGGCGTGGGGCTGGTGTCCCTCATCCTTGCCCTCGTGCTGGACGAGCGGCTTGCTATTGCCATAGAGCATGGCTCCATAACCCTCATCCTCGTGATGCTCCTGATATTTCTCATAGGGCACACCGTGAACTTCGTGCTCGGGGTGTTCGAGCCCTTCCTTCAGGGCATTCGACTGCACTATGTGGAGTTCTTCTCCAGATTCTATGAGGGCAATGGCGTGCTGTTTGCACCGTTCAGGTTCATAGGCAAGTACGTGAAGTATGGTCATAACGAGTAA